From a region of the Methylomonas rapida genome:
- a CDS encoding HpcH/HpaI aldolase/citrate lyase family protein, producing the protein MSHTLYGANAQRVQRCELAVPGSSPEMFEKALKSGVDYVFLDLEDAVAPDDKLQARKNIIQAINDLDWEGHGVTLSVRINGLDTQYMVRDVVDLVEQAGSKIKTILIPKVGVYSDVYMVEAILNQLEMQQGLKNKIGIEALIETALGMANVEDIAKQGAIGGRLEALHFGVADYAASNRARTVNIGGLNPDYPGDQWHFAISRMTVACRAYGLRPIDGPFGDIKDPDGYKAAARRAAALGCEGKWAIHPSQIALANEVFTPPPAEVEKAKRILEALKEAAAQGKGAAALDGRLIDAASERMANNVVRMAEAIAAKSK; encoded by the coding sequence ATGAGTCATACACTATACGGAGCCAACGCCCAACGCGTACAACGTTGCGAATTGGCGGTGCCGGGTTCTAGTCCGGAAATGTTCGAAAAAGCCTTGAAAAGTGGTGTGGACTATGTGTTCCTGGATCTGGAAGATGCGGTGGCGCCGGATGACAAGCTGCAAGCGCGCAAAAACATCATTCAAGCCATCAACGATCTGGATTGGGAAGGTCATGGCGTGACCTTGTCCGTGCGCATTAATGGCCTGGACACCCAATACATGGTGCGCGATGTGGTCGATCTGGTCGAGCAAGCCGGCAGCAAGATCAAAACCATTCTGATTCCCAAAGTGGGCGTGTATAGCGACGTATACATGGTCGAAGCCATACTGAACCAATTGGAAATGCAGCAAGGCCTGAAAAACAAGATCGGCATCGAAGCCTTGATCGAAACCGCGCTGGGCATGGCCAATGTCGAAGACATCGCCAAACAAGGTGCCATCGGCGGCCGCTTGGAAGCCTTGCATTTCGGCGTGGCCGATTATGCCGCCAGCAACCGCGCCCGCACCGTCAACATCGGCGGTTTGAATCCGGATTATCCGGGCGACCAATGGCATTTCGCCATCAGCCGGATGACGGTAGCGTGCCGCGCCTATGGCCTGCGCCCGATCGACGGGCCGTTCGGCGACATCAAAGACCCCGACGGCTATAAAGCCGCCGCCCGCCGTGCTGCCGCCTTGGGTTGCGAAGGCAAATGGGCGATACATCCTTCGCAAATCGCGCTGGCCAACGAAGTATTCACCCCGCCGCCTGCCGAAGTCGAAAAAGCCAAACGCATTCTGGAAGCATTGAAGGAAGCCGCTGCGCAAGGCAAAGGCGCCGCCGCGCTGGATGGCCGCCTGATCGACGCTGCTTCCGAGCGTATGGCCAATAACGTGGTGCGCATGGCCGAAGCGATTGCGGCGAAAAGTAAATAA